A part of Perca fluviatilis chromosome 15, GENO_Pfluv_1.0, whole genome shotgun sequence genomic DNA contains:
- the LOC120574102 gene encoding SUMO-conjugating enzyme UBC9-like, with translation MSGIALSRLSQERKAWRKDHPFGFVAVPTKNPDGTMNLMNWECAIPGKKGTLWEGGLYKLRMLFKDDYPSSPPKCKFEPPIFHPNVYPSGTVCLSILEEDKDWRPAITIKQILLGIQELLNEPNIQDPAQAEAYTIYCQNRMDYEKRVRAQAKKFAPT, from the exons ATGTCTGGCATCGCTCTTAGCAGACTGTCCCAGGAGCGCAAAGCCTGGAGGAAAGACCATCCGTTT GGTTTTGTTGCTGTGCCCACGAAGAATCCTGATGGGACCATGAATCTGATGAACTGGGAGTGTGCCATTCCTGGGAAGAAAGGA ACCTTGTGGGAGGGAGGACTCTACAAACTCAGAATGCTGTTCAAAGATGACTACCCTTCTTCACCACCCAAAT GCAAGTTTGAGCCACCAATATTCCACCCGAATGTCTACCCATCTGGCACAGTGTGTCTGTCCATCCTGGAGGAGGACAAAGACTGGAGGCCTGCCATCACCATCAAACAG ATCCTGTTGGGTATCCAGGAGCTGCTGAATGAGCCCAACATTCAAGACCCAGCACAAGCAGAGGCGTACACAATTTACTG TCAGAACAGGATGGACTATGAGAAGCGGGTAAGGGCACAGGCCAAGAAGTTTGCCCCCACATAG
- the il2rb gene encoding interleukin-2 receptor subunit beta, translated as MSHIVVKAMEILVSSYVLLVLASVHAAQSHKGSQGLSCVNDFVNNVSCTWDSSPVAPGVDCWIVGVKTTWISENYRRLRVKMSRCCKLKQHRNSLPGCSFVFENEEFNSFSDMPYISVKCNGTLVENITNYSPYNHIKMHPPGVPNVSSTANETRISWSQGSRPSDFFTSFHFEVQIKEKKQTWNEARTLYTQEEELRISAWKLKGHHEVRVRVKPTEPAICHWSNWSPTTAWVGATDMVETSQDHEWLLFRTSLVICGVMLSLGLIIVMLVVYRSCASRGLFKGKPVPNPSKYFHTLHSVHGGNLKKWLNPLSASESFFMAPPCDSISPVDLCESWDVVTSTSPSSSTTSALLHFRRYPSASSATSGVVDHFSYSSSSCFSNKGYFMSTSSGSSARSDPNPAYFTYNDDFYNLHNSHNLHISLCPSFDNSLRSESLKREPQSPDSGFGLGKEDEEGKDDKMVVDVEGKEVSNDHHSSPLIILPLHLPSRMCPPSSTPPPPNAPSLTLIPSDSEQEDVPVVASSGSYAAWPMADAMCRSSSMPVEPCKTGYLTLKELQTTFSNKSI; from the exons ATGAG TCATATTGTGGTCAAGGCTATGGAGATCCTGGTGTCCTCATACGTCCTGCTGGTTCTGGCTTCAGTGCACGCAGCCCAATCTCACAAAGGCTCGCAAG GACTCTCCTGCGTAAATGACTTTGTCAACAATGTCAGCTGTACATGGGACAGCTCTCCAGTGGCTCCTGGTGTGGACTGCTGGATCGTTGGTGTGAAGACAACCTGGATCTCTGAGAACTACCGGAGACTACGCGTAAAAATGAG TCGATGCTGCAAGctaaaacaacacagaaactcTCTTCCAGGCTGCAGTTTTGTCTTTGAAAATGAA GAATTCAACAGTTTTTCAGACATGCCGTACATCAGTGTGAAGTGTAACGGGACGTTGGTGGAGAACATCACAAACTATTCACCATACAATCACA TCAAAATGCATCCTCCAGGAGTTCCCAATGTCAGCAGTACTGCCAATGAGACCAGGATATCATGGAGTCAAGGCAGTCGTCCCTCTGACTTCTTCACATCCTTTCACTTCGAAGTTCAGAtcaaagagaaaaaacagacaTGGAAC GAGGCCAGGACTTTGTACACACAAGAAGAAGAGCTTAGGATATCTGCTTGGAAACTAAAGGGGCACCACGAGGTCAGGGTGCGAGTCAAACCCACTGAACCAGCCATTTGCCACTGGAGCAACTGGAGTCCAACAACAGCCTGGGTGGGAGCGACAGACATGGTGGAAACATCACAGGATCATG AGTGGCTTCTGTTTCGGACATCATTGGTAATATGCGGAGTGATGTTGAGCTTGGGTCTCATCATTGTAATGCTGGTCGTTTACAGGAGTTGTGCAAGCAGGGG GCTCTTCAAAGGGAAGCCAGTACCAAACCCTTCGAAATACTTCCACACTCTCCACTCTGTCCATGGAGGAAATCTAAAG AAATGGCTGAATCCTCTCTCAGCTTCTGAGTCGTTCTTCATGGCCCCGCCATGCGACAGCATCTCCCCGGTTGATTTGTGCGAAAGCTGGGATGTGGTCACCTccacctctccctcctccaGCACCACCAGCGCCCTGCTTCACTTCAGGAGATACCCCTCGGCTAGCTCAGCCACCAGCGGGGTTGTTGACCATTTCTCCTACTCCTCTTCATCCTGCTTTTCTAACAAGGGCTACTTCATGTCCACCTCCTCCGGGAGCTCAGCTCGATCTGACCCCAATCCTGCCTACTTCACCTATAATGATGATTTCTACAATCTGCACAACAGCCACAACCTTCACATCTCCCTCTGCCCTTCGTTCGACAACTCTCTGAGGTCTGAGAGCTTGAAGAGGGAGCCGCAGAGTCCAGACTCTGGCTTTGGCCTCGGAAAGGAAGATGAAGAAGGCAAGGACGATAAAATGGTCGTGGATGTGGAAGGGAAAGAGGTTTCGAATGATCACCATAGCTCTCCTCTTATCATTCTCCCTCTCCATCTTCCTTCCCGGATGTGCCCCCCCTCCTCTACTCCACCCCCTCCTAACGCTCCCAGTTTAACTCTGATACCCTCTGATAGCGAACAGGAAGATGTACCTGTGGTGGCTAGTAGTGGCAGCTACGCGGCCTGGCCTATGGCTGATGCCATGTGCAGGTCTTCCTCCATGCCTGTGGAGCCCTGTAAAACAGGGTATCTGACCCTCAAAGAGCTCCAGACAAcattcagcaataaatccatCTAA
- the LOC120574101 gene encoding testis-expressed protein 33 — protein sequence MTSIGQKGTKPAKTEVRAVESPRVLSLSLPQRVDPGPAFLCSYHSLGCCLRTNIFPGAPLTWKSLSRDSYISHPPTAWPPDPHLWYGHKTDEMVQWTERNIVNQKLDKSLTEMKKKSTA from the exons ATGACCTCAATTGGCCAAAAAGGTACAAAACCAGCAAAGACAGAG GTGAGGGCAGTAGAAAGCCCTCGGGTACTGTCCCTGTCGCTGCCTCAGCGTGTTGATCCTGGACCAGCCTTTCTGTGCAGCTATCACAGCCTGGGCTGCTGTCTTCGCACCAACATATTTCCAG GTGCTCCTTTAACATGGAAATCCCTCTCCAGGGACTCTTACATCAGCCACCCTCCGACTGCCTGGCCTCCAGACCCCCACCTCTGGTACGGCCACAAGACCGATGAAATGG TCCAGTGGACAGAGAGAAACATCGTGAACCAGAAGCTCGACAAGTCACTGacggaaatgaaaaaaaaaagcaccgcATAA
- the mpst gene encoding 3-mercaptopyruvate sulfurtransferase, with protein sequence MAAQTRALVSCKWLADAVRNNLVGPKLRILDASWYLPKTKRDPRAEFLQKHIPGSSFFDLDDCCDKTSAFDHMLPTCSHFSQYVGDLGIGNNTHVVVYDTSDFGLFCAPRVWWMFRLFGHSLVSVLDGGMRNWLADGYPVTADYSKPECTGFKATLNQSWVKSYEDVLENIGTKRVQVVDARSAGRFRGTEPEPRDDTLPGHFPGAINMPFSSFLDASGKELGTEGLSKLFREAGVDLKQPLWASCGSGVTACHVVLAAHLLGHPGVCVYDGSWSEWFKRASAELIISEGEEKKV encoded by the exons ATGGCGGCTCAGACCCGTGCTTTGGTGTCCTGTAAGTGGCTGGCAGATGCTGTCAGAAATAACCTCGTCGGGCCTAAGCTTCGCATTCTCGATGCTTCATGGTACCTCCCGAAAACGAAGAGGGACCCGAGAGCTGAATTTTTGCAAAAGCACATACCGGGCTCCTCGTTCTTTGACCTGGACGACTGCTGTGACAAGACCTCTGCGTTTGATCACATGCTGCCAACTTGCAGCCACTTCTCACAGTATGTCGGGGATCTGGGCATTGGGAACAACACGCACGTAGTTGTGTATGACACTAGCGACTTTGGGTTGTTCTGCGCGCCCCGGGTGTGGTGGATGTTCCGGCTGTTCGGACACAGTTTGGTGTCGGTGCTGGACGGGGGCATGAGGAACTGGCTGGCTGACGGCTATCCGGTGACCGCAGACTACTCCAAGCCCGAGTGTACAGGGTTCAAGGCGACTTTAAATCAGTCGTGGGTGAAGAGCTACGAAGACGTGCTGGAGAACATCGGGACCAAGCGGGTCCAGGTTGTGGATGCCAGGTCAGCAGGAAGGTTCAGGGGAACTGAGCCAGAGCCCAGAGACG ACACACTGCCAGGCCATTTCCCCGGTGCAATCAACATGCCGTTCAGTTCGTTCTTGGATGCTTCTGGAAAGGAGCTGGGAACTGAGGGCCTGTCCAAACTGTTCAGAGAGGCCGGGGTAGACCTGAAACAACCACTCTGGGCTTCCTGTGGGTCCGGTGTCACAGCGTGTCACGTTGTTCTGGCCGCTCACCTGCTCGGACACCCTGGGGTCTGTGTTTATGACGGCTCCTGGTCTGAATGGTTTAAAAGGGCATCTGCAGAGCTTATCATCTcagaaggagaggaaaagaaggtGTAA